In Lysobacter firmicutimachus, one genomic interval encodes:
- a CDS encoding methylated-DNA--[protein]-cysteine S-methyltransferase gives MITYQSIDSPVGELLLASAADGLRLIEFERPWHPYKRGDDWREGDDEVLQRTRSQLGDYFAGRLREFDLPLAPHGTPFQLQCWRTLAQIRWGETWSYAQMAQRIGRPTATRAVGAANGRNPLPIVLPCHRVIGSDGSLTGFGGGLPTKQFLLTLEGALPAQEAVPIGDLFAPH, from the coding sequence ATGATCACCTATCAAAGCATCGACAGCCCGGTCGGCGAACTGCTGCTCGCCAGCGCCGCCGACGGCCTGCGCCTGATCGAATTCGAACGTCCCTGGCATCCGTACAAGCGCGGCGACGACTGGCGCGAGGGCGACGACGAAGTCCTGCAGCGCACGCGCAGCCAGCTTGGCGACTACTTCGCCGGCCGCCTGCGCGAATTCGACCTGCCGCTGGCGCCGCACGGCACGCCGTTCCAATTGCAGTGTTGGCGCACGCTCGCGCAGATTCGCTGGGGCGAGACCTGGAGCTATGCGCAGATGGCCCAGCGCATCGGCCGTCCGACCGCGACCCGCGCGGTCGGCGCCGCCAACGGCCGCAATCCGCTGCCGATCGTGCTGCCCTGCCATCGCGTGATCGGCTCCGACGGCAGCCTTACCGGCTTCGGCGGCGGCCTGCCGACCAAGCAGTTCCTGCTGACCCTGGAAGGCGCGTTGCCGGCGCAGGAAGCGGTGCCGATCGGGGATTTGTTCGCGCCACATTGA
- a CDS encoding DNA-3-methyladenine glycosylase 2 family protein — protein MDATPTPAPAASLPHWRVCEQARLSRDPRFDGLFFTAVTSTRIYCRPVCPAPAAKRENVVYFGHAAAAEAAGFRPCLRCRPELSPGEGAWRRGDAAVARALKLIDQGLLAEQPLAELAARVGVGERQLRRLFVDRLGAPPIGVHGTHRLLFAKQLLTETRLPITEVAMAAGFGSLRRFNATFQEAYRMAPRELRRRPNESVDAGGGETLSLRLGYRPPYDFAAMLDFLRGRALPGVELVDEHSYSRVIGPIEAPGWLRVSAWPSRRGEAEHALRLELHGPAPARLLDITNRLRRMFDLDADPNAIGAALSVDPRLKALVDRRPGLRLPSGWDGFEIAVRAILGQQVSVAAARTLASRLAQRYGQPLPKPFAPGLEHLFPTADALADADLVSIGLTRARADTVRTVARALLDGRVDFRAERTLDDFVARWVALPGIGPWTAHYIALRALGHPDAFPADDLVLQKAVPEDGVRLSAKALNARAEAWRPWRAYAVIQVWRDSMPVPAAKPAAAATPAPKRRRVAGGRAETARNEGAAA, from the coding sequence ATGGACGCCACCCCCACTCCCGCGCCGGCCGCTTCCCTGCCGCATTGGCGCGTCTGCGAACAGGCTCGGTTGAGCCGCGATCCGCGCTTCGACGGCCTGTTCTTCACCGCCGTCACCAGCACCCGCATCTATTGCCGGCCGGTGTGTCCGGCGCCCGCGGCCAAGCGCGAGAACGTGGTCTATTTCGGCCACGCCGCGGCGGCCGAGGCCGCCGGCTTCCGCCCTTGCCTGCGTTGCCGGCCGGAATTGTCGCCCGGCGAAGGCGCGTGGCGGCGCGGCGATGCCGCCGTCGCACGCGCGCTGAAGCTGATCGATCAAGGGCTTCTGGCCGAACAGCCGTTGGCCGAATTGGCCGCGCGCGTCGGCGTGGGCGAGCGGCAATTACGCCGCCTGTTCGTCGACCGCCTCGGCGCGCCGCCGATCGGCGTGCACGGCACCCACCGGCTGCTGTTCGCCAAGCAATTGCTGACCGAGACGCGCCTGCCGATCACCGAAGTCGCGATGGCCGCCGGCTTCGGCAGCCTGCGCCGCTTCAATGCGACTTTCCAGGAGGCCTATCGGATGGCGCCGCGCGAGTTGCGCCGGCGGCCGAACGAAAGCGTCGACGCCGGCGGCGGCGAAACCTTGAGTCTGCGCTTGGGTTATCGGCCGCCGTACGACTTCGCGGCGATGCTCGATTTCCTGCGCGGCCGCGCCCTGCCCGGAGTCGAACTGGTCGACGAGCACAGCTACAGCCGGGTGATCGGCCCGATCGAAGCGCCGGGCTGGCTGCGGGTCAGCGCATGGCCGTCGCGCAGGGGCGAGGCCGAACACGCACTGCGCCTGGAACTGCATGGGCCGGCACCGGCGCGGCTGCTGGACATCACCAATCGCTTGCGGCGGATGTTCGATCTGGACGCCGACCCGAACGCGATCGGCGCCGCCTTGTCGGTCGACCCGCGCCTGAAGGCCTTGGTCGACCGCCGGCCGGGCCTGCGCCTGCCCAGCGGTTGGGACGGCTTCGAGATCGCGGTGCGCGCGATCCTGGGCCAGCAGGTCAGCGTCGCCGCCGCGCGCACCCTGGCCTCGCGTCTGGCGCAGCGCTACGGCCAGCCGCTGCCGAAGCCGTTTGCGCCGGGACTGGAGCATCTGTTCCCGACTGCGGACGCCTTGGCCGACGCCGACCTGGTTTCGATCGGCCTGACCCGCGCCCGCGCCGACACCGTGCGCACGGTCGCCCGCGCCCTGCTCGATGGCCGGGTCGACTTCCGCGCCGAACGCACGCTCGACGATTTCGTCGCACGCTGGGTCGCCCTGCCGGGCATCGGCCCGTGGACCGCGCACTACATCGCCCTGCGCGCGCTCGGCCATCCCGACGCTTTTCCCGCCGACGACCTGGTGCTGCAGAAGGCGGTGCCGGAAGACGGCGTGCGCCTCAGCGCCAAAGCGCTCAACGCCCGCGCCGAAGCCTGGCGGCCGTGGCGCGCCTACGCCGTGATCCAGGTCTGGCGCGACAGCATGCCGGTACCGGCGGCCAAGCCCGCCGCGGCGGCGACCCCGGCCCCCAAGCGCCGCCGGGTCGCCGGCGGCCGCGCCGAAACCGCGCGCAACGAAGGCGCGGCGGCATGA
- a CDS encoding ectonucleotide pyrophosphatase/phosphodiesterase, which yields MRSIFSAAWAALLLSVLAACTAPTREPPPADTPLLLISIDGFRAGYFELGQTPNIERLAADGVRAQWMTPSYPSLTFPNHYTLVTGLRPDRHGVVHNSMSDDALGRFRVADRDAVGDTRWWNGGEPIWIGAQKAGLRSATLFWPGSEAPIRGLRPNRWRPFDASIDENARVDEVLGWLGEPASTRPHVATLYFDALDHEGHDHGPNSPEARAALVRIDAAIGRLLDGLAARGMADRTNIVLVSDHGMAEVAPGQRIAVEDMIAPDQAVVTSVGQSIGIVPLRGREAEVERRLLGAHPNYDCWRKGDLPARWHYGRHPRVPPIVCQMREGWDAIEASKLRESPNPGTRGSHGYDPALASMRAIFVAHGPAFKRGATLAPIDNVDVYPLLARLIGIVPAPNDGHIAPLLPALREP from the coding sequence ATGCGTTCGATCTTCTCCGCGGCCTGGGCCGCCCTGCTCCTGTCCGTTCTCGCTGCCTGCACCGCGCCGACGCGCGAGCCGCCGCCCGCCGACACGCCCTTGCTGTTGATCTCGATCGACGGCTTCCGTGCCGGCTACTTCGAACTGGGCCAGACGCCGAACATCGAGCGGCTGGCCGCCGACGGCGTGCGCGCGCAATGGATGACGCCGTCCTATCCGTCGCTGACCTTCCCCAACCACTACACCCTGGTCACCGGCCTGCGCCCCGATCGCCACGGCGTGGTCCACAACAGCATGAGCGACGACGCGCTCGGCCGCTTCCGCGTCGCCGATCGCGACGCAGTCGGCGACACGCGCTGGTGGAACGGCGGCGAGCCGATCTGGATCGGCGCGCAGAAGGCCGGCCTGCGCAGCGCCACCTTGTTCTGGCCGGGCAGCGAAGCGCCGATCCGCGGCCTGCGCCCGAACCGCTGGCGCCCGTTCGACGCTTCGATCGACGAGAACGCGCGGGTCGACGAGGTGCTGGGCTGGCTCGGCGAACCGGCCTCGACCCGGCCGCACGTGGCCACCTTGTACTTCGACGCGCTCGATCACGAAGGCCACGACCATGGCCCGAATTCGCCCGAGGCGCGCGCCGCCCTGGTCCGCATCGACGCGGCGATCGGCCGCCTGCTCGATGGCCTGGCCGCGCGCGGCATGGCGGACCGGACCAACATCGTCCTGGTTTCCGACCACGGCATGGCCGAAGTGGCGCCCGGCCAGCGCATCGCGGTGGAGGACATGATCGCTCCGGACCAGGCGGTGGTGACTTCGGTCGGCCAGTCGATCGGCATCGTCCCGCTGCGCGGCCGCGAAGCCGAAGTCGAGCGTCGCCTGCTCGGCGCGCACCCGAATTACGACTGCTGGCGCAAGGGCGACCTGCCCGCGCGCTGGCACTACGGCCGCCACCCGCGGGTGCCGCCGATCGTGTGCCAGATGCGCGAAGGCTGGGATGCGATCGAAGCCAGCAAGCTGCGCGAATCCCCGAACCCCGGCACGCGCGGCTCGCACGGCTACGACCCGGCGCTGGCGTCGATGCGCGCGATCTTCGTCGCCCACGGTCCGGCGTTCAAACGCGGCGCGACCCTCGCCCCGATCGACAACGTCGATGTCTATCCGCTGCTGGCGCGCCTGATCGGCATCGTGCCGGCACCGAACGACGGCCACATCGCCCCGCTGCTGCCGGCCCTGCGCGAGCCCTGA
- a CDS encoding YybH family protein: MRTPVRIVCLAAASWWAVAAAQTPSVPAPAPAPPAVLDADECAVWARELSFARSVAEHDAEAFAEHLHPQAAFGAGSPQPTRGRDQIARRWVGLIEGKQTLLRWYPTRVTIGGARDVAWSTGPALYQRVQPGAQPRYALGAFQSVWHRGGDGVWRVLFDDGQTPRPASEAEAMAFQNGRREACPKR, from the coding sequence ATGCGCACTCCCGTCCGCATCGTCTGCCTGGCCGCCGCCTCGTGGTGGGCCGTCGCCGCTGCGCAGACCCCCTCCGTGCCCGCGCCGGCTCCGGCGCCGCCGGCGGTGCTCGACGCGGACGAATGCGCGGTTTGGGCGCGCGAGCTGAGCTTCGCCCGTTCGGTTGCGGAACACGATGCCGAGGCTTTCGCCGAACACCTGCACCCGCAGGCGGCGTTCGGCGCCGGCAGCCCGCAGCCGACCCGCGGCCGCGACCAAATCGCGCGCCGCTGGGTCGGCTTGATCGAAGGCAAGCAAACCTTGCTGCGCTGGTACCCGACCCGGGTGACCATCGGCGGCGCGCGCGATGTGGCCTGGTCGACCGGCCCGGCGCTGTACCAGCGCGTGCAGCCGGGCGCGCAGCCGCGTTATGCGCTGGGCGCGTTCCAGTCGGTCTGGCATCGCGGCGGGGACGGCGTTTGGCGGGTGCTGTTCGACGACGGGCAGACCCCGCGTCCGGCCAGCGAAGCCGAGGCGATGGCGTTCCAGAACGGCCGCCGCGAGGCCTGCCCGAAACGCTGA
- a CDS encoding N-acyl homoserine lactonase family protein: MRLRRRLAALTATLLVAAAAQAAPPSAKPSSLRVYAMDCGRIELQNMDMFSDAGEYAGQPGTMAAPCFLIVHPKGRLLWDTGLGDAIAAKPGGVLLEGMGIRFTVERTLAAQLAELGLSPSDIDYVALSHLHADHSGNLGLFPKATWVLNRTELEWASATPTPIGVDPKLFAGWRQAKLRDGNDDDDLFGDGSVRILRTPGHTPGHRVLMLRLAHFGPLVLSGDLWHTRANYQRSRVPAFNHNRADTMASFERVQRLLATHPGQVVVQHAPEDFAALPKFPAYMD, encoded by the coding sequence ATGCGCTTACGCCGTCGCCTCGCCGCACTGACCGCCACCCTGCTCGTCGCCGCCGCCGCGCAAGCCGCGCCGCCCAGCGCCAAGCCCTCGTCGCTGCGCGTCTACGCCATGGACTGCGGCCGCATCGAACTGCAGAACATGGACATGTTCTCCGACGCCGGCGAGTACGCCGGCCAGCCCGGCACCATGGCCGCGCCCTGCTTCCTGATCGTGCATCCCAAAGGCCGGCTGCTATGGGACACCGGCCTGGGCGACGCGATCGCGGCCAAGCCCGGTGGCGTGTTGCTGGAAGGCATGGGCATCCGCTTCACGGTCGAACGCACCCTGGCCGCGCAATTGGCCGAACTCGGACTGAGTCCGTCCGACATCGACTACGTCGCCCTGTCGCACCTGCATGCCGATCACAGCGGCAATCTCGGCCTGTTCCCCAAGGCGACCTGGGTGCTCAACCGCACCGAGCTGGAATGGGCCTCGGCCACGCCGACACCGATCGGCGTCGACCCCAAGCTGTTCGCCGGCTGGCGCCAGGCCAAACTGCGCGACGGCAACGACGACGACGATCTGTTCGGCGACGGCAGCGTGCGCATCCTGCGCACGCCCGGCCACACGCCCGGCCACCGCGTGCTGATGCTGCGCCTGGCCCACTTCGGCCCGTTGGTACTGTCCGGCGACCTCTGGCATACCCGAGCCAACTACCAGCGGTCGCGGGTGCCGGCGTTCAATCACAACCGCGCCGACACCATGGCCTCGTTCGAACGGGTCCAACGCTTGCTCGCCACCCATCCGGGCCAGGTGGTCGTGCAGCACGCGCCGGAGGATTTCGCCGCGCTGCCGAAGTTCCCGGCCTATATGGACTGA
- a CDS encoding TetR/AcrR family transcriptional regulator, with protein sequence MSAAATADRILRAARTLFERGGAQAVTMRRIGDAVGITPMAIYRHFRNREALLQRICDDSFEQIARHWSARSAGGDVIARLLATQRIYLDYALAHPHLFDHAFSMRRERARRFPEDFRARLSPTLNVVADLVAEAQRAGRLREGDAWDLAMTLWGHTHGLIALYRAGRFSYGEAEFRAFYDASLDRLLHGLLAG encoded by the coding sequence ATGAGCGCCGCCGCCACCGCCGACCGGATCCTGCGTGCCGCCCGCACGCTGTTCGAACGCGGCGGTGCGCAGGCGGTGACCATGCGCCGCATCGGCGATGCGGTCGGCATCACCCCGATGGCGATCTACCGCCATTTCCGCAACCGCGAAGCCTTGCTGCAACGCATCTGCGACGACAGCTTCGAGCAGATCGCGCGCCACTGGAGCGCGCGCAGCGCCGGCGGCGACGTGATCGCGCGCCTGCTCGCGACCCAACGCATCTACCTCGACTACGCCCTGGCCCATCCGCATCTGTTCGATCACGCCTTCTCGATGCGGCGCGAGCGCGCCCGGCGATTCCCCGAGGATTTCCGCGCGCGCCTGTCGCCGACCTTGAACGTGGTCGCCGACCTGGTCGCCGAAGCGCAACGCGCGGGGCGACTGCGCGAGGGCGACGCCTGGGATCTGGCGATGACGTTGTGGGGGCACACCCACGGGTTGATCGCGCTGTACCGCGCCGGCCGCTTCAGCTACGGCGAAGCGGAGTTCCGCGCCTTCTACGACGCCTCGCTCGATCGCCTGCTGCACGGCCTGTTGGCCGGCTGA
- the hutU gene encoding urocanate hydratase, with the protein MSAGTRLDPSRVVRAPRGSEKSCKSWLSEAAFRMIQNNLDPEVAENPAALVVYGGIGRAARDWESFDAILKSLRELEDNETLLIQSGKPVGVFPTHADAPRVLLANSNLVPHWANWEHFNELDKKGLMMYGQMTAGSWIYIGSQGIVQGTYETFVEMGRQHYGGDLKGKWILTAGLGGMGGAQPLAASLAGASSLTIECRQTSIDFRLRTRYVDEQAHDLDDALARIAKYTAAGEAKSIALLGNAAEILPELVRRGVRPDCVTDQTSAHDPVHGYLPIGWTVEQWLEAQSSDPARVRDEAKKSMRVHVEAMLAFHARGIPTVDYGNNIRQMAKDEGCANAFDFPGFVPAYVRPLFCRGVGPFRWVALSGDPDDIYKTDAKVKQIIADDPHLHRWLDMARERISFQGLPARICWVGLGLRHKLGLAFNEMVRNGELKAPVVIGRDHLDSGSVASPNRETEAMRDGSDAVSDWPLLNAMLNVAGGATWVSLHHGGGVGMGYSQHSGVVIVCDGSEEADKRIARVLWNDPGTGVMRHADAGYEIAQACAREQGLKLPML; encoded by the coding sequence ATGTCCGCAGGCACCCGCCTCGATCCCTCCCGTGTCGTCCGCGCGCCGCGCGGCAGCGAAAAGAGCTGCAAGTCCTGGCTCAGCGAAGCCGCCTTCCGCATGATCCAGAACAACCTCGACCCCGAGGTGGCCGAGAATCCGGCCGCGCTGGTGGTCTACGGCGGCATCGGCCGCGCCGCGCGCGACTGGGAGAGCTTCGACGCCATCCTCAAGTCGCTGCGCGAGCTGGAAGACAACGAGACCCTGCTGATCCAGTCCGGCAAGCCGGTCGGCGTGTTCCCGACCCACGCCGACGCGCCGCGCGTGCTGTTGGCCAACTCCAACCTGGTGCCGCATTGGGCCAACTGGGAGCACTTCAACGAGCTCGATAAAAAAGGCCTGATGATGTACGGCCAGATGACGGCCGGCTCGTGGATCTACATCGGCTCGCAGGGCATCGTCCAGGGCACTTACGAGACCTTCGTCGAGATGGGCCGCCAGCACTACGGCGGCGACCTCAAGGGCAAGTGGATCCTGACCGCCGGCCTCGGCGGCATGGGCGGCGCGCAGCCGCTGGCCGCCTCCCTGGCCGGCGCCAGCTCGCTGACCATCGAGTGCCGCCAGACCAGCATCGACTTCCGCCTGCGCACCCGCTACGTCGACGAGCAGGCCCACGACCTCGACGACGCGTTGGCGCGGATCGCCAAGTACACCGCCGCCGGCGAGGCCAAGTCGATCGCCCTGCTCGGCAACGCTGCGGAGATCCTGCCCGAGCTGGTCCGCCGCGGCGTGCGTCCGGACTGCGTCACCGACCAGACCTCGGCGCACGATCCGGTGCACGGCTACCTGCCGATCGGCTGGACCGTGGAGCAGTGGCTGGAAGCGCAGAGCAGCGACCCGGCCCGAGTCCGCGACGAAGCCAAGAAGTCGATGCGCGTGCACGTCGAAGCCATGCTGGCCTTCCACGCCCGAGGCATTCCGACCGTGGACTACGGCAACAACATCCGCCAGATGGCCAAGGACGAAGGCTGCGCCAACGCCTTCGATTTCCCGGGTTTCGTTCCGGCCTATGTGCGCCCGTTGTTCTGCCGCGGCGTCGGCCCGTTCCGCTGGGTCGCGCTCAGCGGAGATCCGGACGACATCTACAAGACCGACGCGAAGGTCAAGCAAATCATCGCCGACGATCCGCACCTGCATCGTTGGCTGGACATGGCGCGCGAGCGGATCAGCTTCCAGGGCCTGCCGGCGCGCATCTGCTGGGTCGGCCTGGGCCTGCGCCACAAGCTCGGCCTGGCGTTCAACGAAATGGTGCGCAACGGCGAGCTGAAGGCGCCGGTGGTGATCGGCCGCGACCACCTCGACAGCGGCTCGGTGGCTTCGCCGAACCGCGAGACCGAGGCGATGCGCGACGGCAGCGACGCGGTGAGCGACTGGCCCTTGCTCAACGCCATGCTCAACGTCGCCGGCGGCGCGACCTGGGTCTCGCTGCACCACGGCGGCGGCGTCGGCATGGGCTATTCGCAACACTCCGGGGTGGTCATCGTCTGCGACGGCAGCGAAGAAGCCGACAAGCGCATCGCCCGGGTGCTGTGGAACGACCCCGGCACCGGGGTCATGCGCCATGCCGATGCCGGGTACGAGATCGCCCAGGCCTGCGCCAGGGAGCAGGGGCTGAAGTTGCCGATGCTCTGA
- a CDS encoding SRPBCC family protein, with protein MSNTVRLLRVFTAPPERVYRAFLDPAALCKWLPPDGFTCTVHELEAKVGGRYRMSFTNFGSGDSHSFGGTYLELMPGERIVHDDRFDDPNLPGTMVTTITFRAVSCGTEVQVVQEGIPDVIPADQCHLGWQESLTLLERLVEPTIPG; from the coding sequence ATGAGCAACACCGTTCGCCTGCTGCGCGTCTTCACCGCCCCGCCGGAGCGCGTCTACCGCGCCTTCCTCGACCCCGCCGCCCTGTGCAAGTGGCTGCCGCCGGACGGCTTCACCTGCACCGTGCACGAGCTGGAAGCCAAAGTCGGCGGCCGCTACCGCATGAGCTTCACCAATTTCGGCAGCGGCGACAGCCACAGCTTCGGCGGCACCTACCTGGAGCTGATGCCCGGCGAGCGCATCGTCCACGACGACCGCTTCGACGACCCCAACCTGCCCGGCACCATGGTCACCACCATCACCTTCCGCGCCGTGTCCTGCGGTACCGAAGTGCAGGTCGTGCAGGAAGGCATTCCGGACGTGATCCCGGCCGACCAGTGCCACCTGGGCTGGCAGGAATCGCTGACCCTGCTCGAACGCCTGGTCGAACCGACGATTCCGGGCTGA
- a CDS encoding MATE family efflux transporter has protein sequence MTQDLSAVEPTAAPPSLWRELREAVRGTDADYTKIPLRRAVFLLAVPMVLELVLESTFAVVDIFFVAKLGPSAVATVGLTESYLFLLYAVAMGLAMAVTAVVARRIGEGKREEAGITAVQAIFIALLVSVLPALTGIVYAQDLLRLMGADAWSIEHGYRYTQWMLGGNAVIMLLFVINAIFRGAGDAAIAMRVLWLSNGLNILLCPILIFGLGPAPELGIEGAAIATNIGRGIGVAYQLWVLFRGGKHIRVTAAQLVWRGAMLWNIVRTSLGGVGQMIVAMTSWIFLMRILASIGSEAVAGATIAIRIMMFTMMPAWGMSNAAATLVGQNLGAGHPERAEASVWRIGWYNMAYLVAISVLFFALPRQLVSIFTADPEVVRIGAEWLRILSYSFFIYGWWMVTVQAFNGAGDTMTPTKINVVFFWLIQIPLSYLLAISLDWQHSGVFWGVFVSETAVGVFTLWLFTRGRWKNAQV, from the coding sequence ATGACCCAGGACCTCTCCGCCGTCGAACCGACCGCCGCACCGCCTTCGCTGTGGCGCGAGCTGCGCGAAGCGGTGCGCGGCACCGATGCCGATTACACCAAGATTCCGTTGCGCCGCGCCGTGTTCCTGCTCGCAGTGCCGATGGTGCTGGAACTGGTGCTGGAGTCCACCTTCGCGGTGGTCGACATCTTCTTCGTCGCCAAGCTCGGGCCGTCGGCGGTGGCCACGGTCGGGCTGACCGAGAGCTATCTGTTCCTGCTGTATGCGGTGGCGATGGGCCTGGCGATGGCGGTGACCGCGGTGGTGGCCCGGCGCATCGGCGAAGGCAAGCGCGAGGAAGCCGGCATCACCGCGGTGCAGGCGATCTTCATCGCCCTGCTGGTATCGGTGTTGCCGGCGCTGACCGGCATCGTCTATGCCCAGGACCTGTTGCGGCTGATGGGCGCCGACGCTTGGAGCATCGAGCACGGCTACCGCTACACGCAGTGGATGCTCGGCGGCAACGCGGTGATCATGCTGCTGTTCGTGATCAACGCGATCTTCCGCGGCGCCGGCGACGCGGCGATCGCGATGCGGGTGCTGTGGCTGTCCAACGGCCTCAACATCCTGCTGTGCCCGATCCTGATCTTCGGCCTGGGGCCGGCGCCCGAACTCGGCATCGAGGGCGCGGCGATCGCCACCAACATCGGGCGCGGCATCGGCGTGGCCTACCAGTTGTGGGTGCTGTTCCGCGGCGGCAAGCACATCCGGGTGACCGCGGCGCAGCTGGTGTGGCGCGGCGCCATGCTGTGGAACATCGTGCGCACCTCGCTCGGCGGGGTCGGCCAGATGATCGTGGCGATGACCTCGTGGATCTTCCTGATGCGCATCCTCGCCAGCATCGGCAGCGAGGCCGTGGCCGGCGCGACCATCGCCATCCGCATCATGATGTTCACGATGATGCCGGCCTGGGGCATGTCCAACGCGGCCGCGACCCTGGTCGGACAGAACCTCGGCGCCGGCCATCCGGAGCGCGCCGAGGCCTCGGTGTGGCGGATCGGCTGGTACAACATGGCCTATCTGGTCGCGATCTCGGTGCTGTTCTTCGCCCTGCCGCGGCAGTTGGTGAGCATCTTCACCGCCGATCCCGAGGTGGTGCGGATCGGCGCCGAATGGCTGCGGATCCTGTCGTACTCGTTCTTCATCTACGGCTGGTGGATGGTCACCGTGCAGGCCTTCAACGGCGCCGGCGACACCATGACCCCGACCAAGATCAACGTGGTGTTCTTCTGGCTGATCCAGATCCCGCTGTCCTACCTGCTGGCGATCTCGCTGGACTGGCAGCACTCCGGCGTGTTCTGGGGCGTGTTCGTGTCCGAGACCGCGGTCGGCGTGTTCACTCTGTGGCTGTTCACCCGGGGGCGATGGAAGAACGCGCAGGTGTAG
- a CDS encoding VOC family protein: MTASDRNLRLDYLESAVADIAAAKAFYGAAFGWTFTDYGPDYCEFDDGRMKGGFNAHVAPKPGGALVVSCADDLADARRRVEAAGAPIVAEHEFPGGRRFHFVDPDGYELAVWSDR; this comes from the coding sequence ATGACCGCTTCCGACCGCAACCTGCGCCTGGACTACCTCGAATCCGCCGTCGCCGACATCGCCGCCGCCAAGGCCTTCTACGGCGCCGCTTTCGGCTGGACCTTCACCGACTACGGCCCGGACTACTGCGAATTCGACGACGGCCGCATGAAGGGCGGCTTCAACGCCCATGTCGCGCCCAAGCCGGGCGGTGCGCTGGTGGTGAGCTGCGCCGACGATCTCGCCGATGCCCGGCGCCGGGTCGAAGCGGCCGGTGCGCCGATCGTCGCCGAGCACGAATTCCCGGGCGGCCGCCGCTTCCACTTCGTCGACCCCGACGGCTACGAACTGGCGGTGTGGTCGGACCGCTGA
- a CDS encoding alpha/beta hydrolase, whose product MKSVPRLCLLLLIAALSACTWHVREDNIVIARAAPAADLAALRAQLPAYRIEETRIAADGAQLYALRFLRRDAVATVLYFGGNGYTVARHAATSAKAYADAPVNFVLVDHRGYGASTGTASLEALLADAGTVYDRMREDPELAGLPLIVHGHSLGSFMAGRVAAHRRLDGLILESSVTSFEDWGAHMRSRQKLWARMLVRRVAPAGALVGQGNRPVVEALDEPVLFVAGEHDVATPPRFAEALFQATPLPEGRKRLLIVPARNHTNAADSPEFRQALSAFLAESVAPRPAG is encoded by the coding sequence ATGAAGTCAGTCCCTCGTCTGTGCCTGCTATTGCTGATCGCCGCGCTGTCCGCCTGCACCTGGCACGTGCGCGAGGACAACATCGTGATCGCGCGCGCCGCGCCGGCGGCCGACCTGGCCGCGTTGCGCGCGCAACTGCCGGCTTACCGCATCGAAGAGACCCGCATCGCCGCCGACGGCGCGCAGTTGTATGCGCTGCGCTTCCTGCGCCGCGACGCAGTCGCCACCGTGCTGTACTTCGGCGGCAACGGCTACACCGTCGCCAGGCACGCCGCGACCAGCGCCAAGGCCTATGCCGACGCGCCGGTCAATTTCGTCCTGGTCGATCATCGCGGCTACGGCGCGAGCACCGGCACGGCTTCGCTGGAGGCGCTGCTGGCCGACGCCGGCACGGTCTACGATCGCATGCGCGAGGACCCGGAGCTGGCCGGCCTGCCGCTGATCGTGCACGGCCACTCGCTGGGCAGCTTCATGGCCGGGCGGGTGGCGGCCCATCGCCGCCTCGACGGCCTGATTCTGGAAAGCTCGGTGACCAGCTTCGAGGACTGGGGCGCGCACATGCGTTCGCGGCAGAAGCTGTGGGCGCGGATGCTGGTGCGGCGCGTCGCTCCCGCCGGGGCGCTGGTCGGCCAGGGCAACCGCCCCGTCGTCGAAGCGCTGGACGAACCGGTGCTGTTCGTCGCCGGCGAACACGACGTCGCCACCCCGCCGCGCTTCGCCGAAGCCCTGTTTCAGGCCACGCCGCTGCCCGAGGGGCGCAAGCGCCTGCTGATCGTGCCGGCGCGCAATCATACTAACGCCGCCGATTCGCCCGAATTCCGCCAAGCCCTGTCCGCGTTCCTTGCCGAGTCCGTCGCTCCCCGGCCGGCCGGTTGA